A window from Chitinophaga filiformis encodes these proteins:
- a CDS encoding glycosyl hydrolase family 18 protein — protein sequence MYSLIRTVSGFFLILIIFLSLKNNVHANNVCPSPYDTGSGIKTINLPTFQKDTTGKVKLLQKIIAALRFTKNARAREQQRVITIIRTVMADSMVATAADIKKLNAELSLQQNQHFDSLRALINNIIASQEKDTVLAPDETPAEPPAPIPETDVASLISKIIPILQQKEKEERNSEAQQKQLVAVRALYGRPHDKVDTLRLSDTLGVTYTITLGHKAHVIGVHPYWMNDKYLQYNFTALSTVSFYGYTTEKDIKAKNIPPAPLNIFNLAAAAGKSRMFTYYETDPAHIEALLKDEDAQFRCIDSLLPLLQQYQADGINIWFSQLSAKQRDAFSRFVTLLSNYFEHNGQQQYTITVTLPAYDDQSAYDLRALDPLTDHFLIDFTKASGTRAGALSPMKGDARRAIEPVMSRFLNLQIAPSKFILLLSYYGTQWKKSPTGGKDVFTRYVPFSEIRNKYPGDSSVIYDEDAVAAYIEEKDANGDVTSEIWFDNENTLDVKYDYILNNGLGGVAIWPLGADDGYGELWDELAYKFISIDTTFTDTIKLGPPTIVTSSWWTRVVNKVSHEMLTLKLLFTDPCQLEAEKDRDDSFFAYVTLFFFIIALLIGFFYAYNVRMTGMDWPWRKLVLRILIAWVLITAFFGIVTLFLNRDVPFGITHADVTNAKSKCVTIPMLDLLLIFTVGLLLGMLIMRILIRPLLSKNDKP from the coding sequence ATGTATTCCCTGATCAGAACCGTTTCGGGTTTCTTTCTTATCCTTATTATCTTTTTGTCTCTTAAAAATAATGTCCACGCAAATAACGTATGCCCTTCCCCGTACGATACCGGCAGCGGCATAAAAACCATTAACTTACCCACTTTTCAGAAAGACACCACCGGGAAAGTGAAACTGCTGCAAAAGATCATTGCTGCTCTCAGGTTTACAAAAAATGCAAGGGCCAGGGAACAACAACGTGTGATCACCATCATCAGGACGGTCATGGCCGACTCTATGGTGGCTACTGCGGCAGACATCAAAAAACTGAATGCAGAGTTATCATTACAGCAGAATCAGCACTTCGACTCATTGCGTGCACTTATTAATAATATTATTGCCAGCCAGGAGAAAGATACCGTACTGGCACCCGATGAAACACCGGCGGAGCCACCTGCACCGATCCCTGAAACAGATGTTGCCTCTCTCATCAGCAAGATCATTCCCATCTTGCAGCAAAAGGAAAAAGAGGAAAGGAACAGCGAAGCACAGCAAAAGCAGTTGGTGGCAGTACGTGCATTGTACGGACGTCCGCACGACAAAGTAGATACCTTACGGCTGAGCGATACATTAGGCGTAACTTATACTATTACCCTCGGACATAAGGCACATGTAATAGGTGTTCACCCCTATTGGATGAACGACAAATATCTACAGTACAATTTCACCGCCCTGAGCACGGTCAGCTTCTATGGCTATACTACTGAAAAAGATATTAAGGCAAAAAACATTCCTCCCGCTCCGCTGAACATCTTCAACCTGGCAGCAGCGGCAGGTAAAAGCCGGATGTTCACCTATTATGAAACTGATCCTGCACATATTGAGGCGCTCCTGAAAGATGAAGACGCCCAGTTCCGCTGTATCGATTCGCTGTTACCTTTATTACAACAGTACCAGGCAGATGGTATAAATATCTGGTTCAGTCAACTAAGTGCAAAGCAACGGGATGCCTTCTCCCGCTTTGTAACTTTGCTCTCCAATTATTTTGAACATAACGGTCAGCAGCAATATACCATCACGGTCACCCTGCCTGCTTACGACGATCAATCTGCCTATGACCTGAGAGCACTCGACCCGCTGACCGACCACTTCCTGATCGACTTCACAAAAGCAAGCGGTACCCGTGCCGGTGCTTTGTCGCCCATGAAAGGAGATGCACGCCGCGCCATTGAACCAGTTATGTCCCGGTTCCTGAACCTGCAGATCGCTCCATCGAAGTTCATACTACTCCTGTCCTATTATGGTACCCAGTGGAAAAAAAGCCCTACCGGCGGGAAAGACGTTTTCACCCGGTATGTGCCTTTCAGTGAGATCAGGAACAAGTATCCCGGCGACAGCTCAGTTATCTATGATGAAGATGCCGTAGCTGCCTACATAGAAGAGAAAGATGCTAATGGCGATGTGACTTCAGAAATATGGTTTGATAACGAGAACACCCTGGATGTTAAATATGACTACATATTGAACAACGGACTGGGAGGCGTAGCCATCTGGCCGCTGGGAGCAGACGATGGTTATGGAGAACTCTGGGACGAGCTGGCATATAAATTCATCAGCATAGATACCACCTTCACTGATACCATAAAGCTGGGGCCACCAACCATAGTAACCTCGTCATGGTGGACGAGGGTTGTTAACAAGGTCAGTCATGAAATGCTGACGCTGAAACTGCTCTTCACAGATCCCTGCCAGCTGGAGGCTGAGAAAGACAGGGACGATAGTTTCTTCGCTTATGTCACCCTCTTCTTCTTCATCATTGCCTTGCTGATCGGCTTCTTCTATGCCTACAATGTACGTATGACCGGCATGGATTGGCCCTGGCGGAAACTGGTGTTGCGCATCCTGATAGCATGGGTGCTGATCACCGCCTTCTTTGGCATCGTTACCCTCTTCCTGAACCGGGATGTCCCTTTTGGCATCACCCATGCGGATGTCACTAATGCCAAATCAAAATGTGTAACCATTCCCATGCTGGATCTCCTGCTGATCTTCACCGTAGGGTTGCTGCTGGGTATGCTGATTATGCGTATCCTGATAAGGCCATTGCTGTCGAAGAATGATAAGCCTTAA
- a CDS encoding PepSY-like domain-containing protein yields MKHLILILLMGTALGSYAQKTDQPVSVPAAVTKSFQQQYPKATGVKWKLKDNQYKAEFEKHDVWYDATGKLAKQKEDIKDADLPATVKQAVQQQFAGYKIHDADKHTAGTTTTYKLELKKDTEKRDVTFAADGKVLKNELDKKDGKSKKKE; encoded by the coding sequence ATGAAACATCTTATTTTAATTCTTTTAATGGGAACTGCCCTCGGCTCCTATGCGCAGAAAACTGATCAGCCGGTAAGCGTACCAGCCGCAGTTACAAAGAGCTTCCAGCAACAGTATCCCAAGGCTACAGGTGTTAAATGGAAATTAAAGGACAACCAGTACAAGGCTGAATTTGAAAAACACGATGTCTGGTATGACGCCACAGGCAAGCTGGCAAAACAAAAGGAAGACATTAAGGACGCGGATCTGCCTGCTACCGTAAAACAGGCCGTTCAACAGCAGTTCGCCGGTTATAAGATACACGACGCCGACAAACATACTGCCGGAACCACCACCACCTACAAGCTGGAACTGAAGAAGGATACCGAGAAAAGAGACGTGACCTTCGCTGCAGATGGCAAAGTGTTGAAAAATGAGCTGGATAAAAAGGACGGTAAGAGTAAGAAGAAAGAATAA
- a CDS encoding LytR/AlgR family response regulator transcription factor — MRCVIVDDEPLAREEMQELIREVSQVEVAGVFSNALTAMDFLKTNEADLIFLDIEMPMVTGLEFAAQLPKQLLTVFTTAYPQYAFKSYELDAIDYLLKPIDKARLEKAINKAEAYKRLLSDETEKNIVQSNTGDFLIIKSDRRFHRLNFSDVRFIEGLKDYVVIYTGNQKLITAMNLKTIHQKMPQHLFIRVSKSYVVNTNYVDSFDHRNIYVGESEIPIGEVYKRDFFKIYSGGSLNPEE, encoded by the coding sequence ATGAGATGCGTTATTGTAGATGATGAACCACTGGCAAGAGAGGAAATGCAGGAACTCATCAGAGAAGTTTCCCAGGTGGAAGTTGCAGGCGTATTCTCCAACGCGCTTACCGCAATGGACTTCCTGAAAACAAATGAGGCAGATCTTATTTTCCTGGATATCGAAATGCCGATGGTGACAGGACTGGAATTTGCTGCACAATTGCCGAAGCAGCTCCTGACTGTTTTCACCACGGCTTACCCGCAATATGCTTTTAAAAGTTACGAGCTGGATGCTATCGACTACCTGTTGAAGCCCATTGATAAAGCACGGTTGGAGAAGGCGATCAATAAAGCCGAGGCATATAAAAGGTTACTTTCTGATGAAACAGAGAAGAACATCGTGCAGTCGAATACAGGTGATTTCCTGATCATTAAGTCGGATCGCCGGTTTCACAGGCTCAACTTCAGTGATGTCAGGTTTATTGAAGGACTAAAAGACTATGTAGTGATATATACCGGCAATCAGAAGCTGATCACGGCCATGAATCTGAAGACCATCCATCAGAAGATGCCGCAGCATCTTTTTATACGGGTGAGTAAGTCGTACGTCGTGAACACAAACTATGTAGATTCATTCGACCATCGCAATATCTATGTAGGGGAGTCGGAAATACCAATAGGGGAGGTGTATAAGCGGGATTTCTTTAAGATATATTCAGGCGGCTCTCTGAACCCGGAGGAATAG
- a CDS encoding sensor histidine kinase, producing the protein MKHKHDDTIIRLIIDDRYRLLRHAMVVFGILTMISFTNEIQGSGEDRYFRLICVSVFLILMCYVNMNVLVPQFFFRGRYILYLALLLTVVIVGRMAMSRLLRYFDAASHLDTIQNSNDKLGIYEGTIILIAVVLVTTMVKLFQRWMRDNERMAELSNLTLTMELNELKNQINPHFLFNMLNGIKALIRKDPEKATLVIMKLSEFLRYQLYENNAEKTSLRSEINFLSNFLALEKLRRDNLSIDICSDTPSRILNWVSLPPNLFTTFLENAVKHSVDISGHESYVNVGIEIKDDKLHFSCTNSKDPGYRPSDGRNSGLGLANIKRRLELLYHDNYNLEIAATDKEHTVKLTIPL; encoded by the coding sequence ATGAAGCATAAGCATGACGATACGATCATACGGCTGATCATTGATGACCGGTACAGGTTGTTGCGGCACGCAATGGTGGTGTTTGGGATCCTGACGATGATCTCCTTTACCAATGAAATTCAGGGGTCGGGGGAAGACAGGTACTTTAGATTAATATGTGTGTCTGTTTTTTTGATACTTATGTGCTATGTCAATATGAATGTGCTGGTGCCGCAGTTTTTCTTCCGGGGTAGGTATATACTTTATCTGGCGCTTCTGTTGACAGTGGTCATAGTTGGCAGGATGGCAATGTCCCGCTTATTGCGTTACTTCGATGCCGCGTCCCATTTGGACACCATTCAAAACAGCAATGACAAATTAGGCATTTATGAAGGAACGATCATATTGATCGCTGTTGTACTTGTTACTACGATGGTAAAGCTCTTTCAGCGATGGATGAGAGACAATGAGCGGATGGCTGAGTTGAGCAATCTTACATTGACGATGGAACTGAACGAACTGAAGAACCAGATCAATCCTCATTTTCTCTTCAATATGCTGAATGGTATCAAAGCCCTGATACGAAAAGACCCTGAGAAAGCTACGCTCGTGATCATGAAGTTATCTGAGTTCCTCCGTTACCAGTTGTATGAGAATAATGCGGAAAAGACGTCGCTGCGCTCAGAAATCAATTTCCTGTCTAACTTCCTGGCACTGGAGAAGCTCAGGAGAGATAACCTTTCTATTGACATCTGCAGTGATACGCCTTCGCGGATACTCAACTGGGTATCTTTGCCGCCAAACCTGTTTACCACCTTCCTGGAAAATGCAGTAAAGCACAGCGTAGATATCAGTGGCCATGAATCTTACGTCAACGTCGGGATCGAGATCAAAGATGATAAGCTTCACTTCAGCTGTACCAATTCAAAAGACCCCGGATACCGGCCTTCTGACGGAAGGAATAGCGGGCTGGGACTGGCTAACATAAAAAGAAGGCTGGAATTGTTGTACCATGATAATTATAACCTTGAAATTGCGGCTACGGATAAAGAACATACTGTCAAATTAACTATACCTTTATGA
- a CDS encoding arabinan endo-1,5-alpha-L-arabinosidase, which translates to MKRTFFLWLILMGTFHLWAQTVSTGTEFTTRNTPVHDPVMIREKDTYYLFCTGNGISIFTSRDKQHWRKEAPVFDRPPEWAVKAVPGFKGHIWAPDISFYNGRYYLYYAVSAFGKNTSCIGLAVNKTLDPASPDYRWEDKGKVIQSVPGRDMWNAIDPNLIFDEGGTPWLSFGSFWEGIKLVKMEKDLLRPGEPEEWYTIASRPRDFATPDTAAGNAAIEAPFIFRKGKYYYLFVSHDYCCRAEKSTYKVVVGRSEKVQGPYLDRQGVPLQLDGGSLVTQGDGVNWYGAGHNAVFSDTGKDYLLLHGYDAHDRGRSKLLLEEITWDPSGWPVPIQLGAGQ; encoded by the coding sequence GTGAAACGTACATTCTTTCTTTGGTTGATACTAATGGGGACATTCCACCTGTGGGCACAGACTGTGTCCACAGGAACGGAATTTACTACCCGCAACACACCGGTACATGACCCTGTGATGATCAGGGAGAAGGATACTTATTACCTGTTCTGCACAGGCAACGGCATCAGCATTTTCACTTCACGGGACAAGCAGCACTGGCGTAAAGAGGCGCCGGTATTCGACAGGCCTCCGGAGTGGGCTGTTAAAGCTGTTCCGGGTTTTAAAGGGCATATATGGGCGCCGGATATCAGCTTTTATAATGGGCGGTATTACCTGTACTATGCGGTTTCTGCATTCGGTAAAAATACCTCCTGTATAGGGCTTGCGGTCAATAAAACCTTAGACCCGGCATCGCCTGATTACAGGTGGGAAGACAAAGGGAAAGTGATACAATCAGTTCCCGGGCGTGACATGTGGAATGCCATTGATCCCAATCTTATTTTTGATGAAGGAGGAACACCCTGGTTGTCTTTTGGGTCTTTCTGGGAGGGCATCAAGCTGGTGAAAATGGAAAAGGACCTGCTAAGGCCGGGCGAGCCGGAGGAATGGTATACCATTGCCAGCAGACCGAGGGATTTCGCTACTCCCGATACAGCTGCGGGCAATGCGGCAATAGAGGCGCCGTTCATTTTCAGGAAAGGGAAATACTATTATTTGTTTGTATCGCACGACTACTGTTGCCGTGCAGAGAAAAGTACTTATAAGGTGGTGGTGGGAAGAAGTGAAAAAGTACAGGGGCCCTACCTGGACAGGCAGGGCGTACCCTTACAATTGGATGGGGGCAGTTTGGTAACACAGGGTGATGGTGTTAACTGGTATGGCGCCGGACATAACGCCGTATTCAGCGATACCGGCAAAGACTATCTGCTCCTGCATGGATATGATGCGCATGACAGGGGACGTTCCAAGCTGCTGCTGGAAGAAATAACATGGGATCCTTCCGGCTGGCCCGTACCTATCCAATTAGGTGCAGGTCAATAG
- a CDS encoding alpha-L-arabinofuranosidase C-terminal domain-containing protein translates to MKNKVVKVLALGLLLLPGITKAQNNNVINIETRTITAKIAPTMWGVFFEDINMGADGGIYAELVKNRSFEFFRPLMGWTVSGEKVKEGDLLILNRTPVHTANPRFLRATVRNTVAGEAGLRNEGFRGIGIKQGLRYDFSVYYRQQQPGIRLHVQLLNANGKVIGDTILTPSQQDTAWHKEAVSFHATETEAKASLQLWLEGNGTIDLDMISLFPEDTWKRRPGGMRADMIQQLADMKPGFIRFPGGCIVEGFDLSQRYQWKKTIGPVEERQLIINRWNFEFAHRPTPDYFQTFGLGFFEYFQLAEDIGAEPLPILNCGMACQFNSAELVPLDELDPYIQDALDLIEFANGDTTSTWGKVRAHMGHPAPFQLKLLGIGNENWGPQYVERLQRFTKAIRERYPDIRLVNSSGTDPEGERFDYLNKALRDMHADIIDEHYYRPPQWFLQNARRYDNYPRNGSKVFAGEYAAQSDKTVSIHNKNNWLTALSEAAFMTGLERNAAVVNMASYAPLFAHADGWQWTPDLIWVDNLRSYGTPNYYVQQLFSLNKGTAVVPVHMHNDVIAGLDSLYATAALDEKSHELIIKLVNVSDKEQGYTVQLDAKPAVRARLTVLQHDDVNTVNSFEQPGRVSPKEMEMSIPGKRFPLQLAPRSLSVLRVRL, encoded by the coding sequence ATGAAAAATAAGGTAGTAAAGGTACTCGCACTTGGATTGTTGTTGTTGCCGGGTATTACAAAAGCACAAAATAACAATGTCATCAATATTGAGACCAGGACGATCACGGCGAAAATAGCGCCAACGATGTGGGGCGTGTTCTTCGAAGACATTAACATGGGAGCAGATGGTGGTATCTATGCAGAGCTGGTGAAGAACCGTTCCTTTGAGTTCTTCCGGCCCCTGATGGGATGGACAGTGAGCGGTGAAAAGGTAAAGGAAGGCGACCTGCTGATCCTGAACAGAACACCTGTCCATACGGCCAATCCGCGCTTCCTGCGGGCCACTGTCAGGAACACAGTAGCAGGCGAAGCAGGGCTGAGGAATGAAGGCTTCCGCGGCATAGGCATTAAACAGGGACTGCGTTATGATTTCTCGGTATACTACAGGCAGCAACAGCCAGGTATCAGGCTGCATGTGCAGTTGCTGAACGCCAACGGCAAAGTGATTGGCGATACGATACTGACGCCCTCACAGCAGGACACTGCATGGCATAAGGAAGCAGTAAGTTTCCATGCTACGGAAACGGAGGCGAAAGCATCGCTGCAGTTATGGCTGGAAGGCAATGGAACGATTGACCTGGATATGATCTCCCTGTTTCCGGAAGATACCTGGAAAAGACGCCCGGGCGGTATGCGGGCTGACATGATACAGCAGCTGGCGGATATGAAACCCGGCTTTATCCGTTTCCCTGGCGGCTGTATTGTAGAAGGATTTGACCTTTCACAACGTTATCAATGGAAAAAGACCATCGGGCCGGTAGAGGAACGGCAACTGATCATCAATCGCTGGAACTTTGAGTTTGCACACCGTCCTACGCCGGATTATTTCCAGACCTTCGGACTGGGGTTCTTCGAATACTTCCAGCTGGCGGAAGATATCGGTGCTGAGCCACTGCCTATCCTCAACTGTGGCATGGCCTGCCAGTTCAACTCCGCCGAGCTGGTACCACTCGATGAACTGGATCCGTATATCCAGGATGCCCTTGATCTTATTGAATTTGCCAACGGCGATACGACCAGTACATGGGGCAAGGTCCGCGCGCATATGGGGCATCCGGCGCCGTTTCAGCTGAAGCTGCTGGGTATAGGCAATGAGAACTGGGGCCCGCAGTATGTCGAGCGACTGCAACGCTTCACGAAAGCTATCAGGGAAAGGTACCCTGACATCAGGCTAGTGAACAGTTCCGGAACAGATCCCGAGGGAGAACGTTTCGACTACCTGAACAAAGCGCTGCGCGATATGCATGCCGATATTATTGATGAACATTATTATCGTCCGCCACAATGGTTCCTGCAGAATGCCCGGCGTTATGACAACTACCCGCGGAATGGTTCAAAAGTATTTGCAGGAGAGTATGCTGCGCAAAGTGACAAGACAGTCAGTATCCACAACAAGAACAACTGGCTTACAGCGCTATCTGAGGCCGCCTTCATGACTGGCCTGGAAAGGAATGCCGCCGTGGTGAACATGGCCTCATATGCGCCCTTATTTGCTCATGCAGACGGCTGGCAATGGACGCCCGACCTGATATGGGTAGACAACCTGCGGTCTTATGGCACGCCGAATTATTATGTGCAGCAATTGTTCTCACTAAATAAGGGAACGGCAGTTGTGCCGGTGCATATGCACAATGATGTCATAGCAGGGCTGGATAGCCTCTATGCCACTGCTGCACTGGATGAGAAAAGCCATGAGCTGATCATCAAACTGGTGAACGTATCGGATAAAGAACAGGGCTATACCGTACAGCTGGATGCAAAACCTGCCGTGCGGGCCAGGCTGACAGTGCTGCAGCATGATGATGTGAATACTGTCAACAGCTTTGAACAACCGGGGAGGGTATCGCCTAAAGAGATGGAGATGAGCATACCCGGGAAGCGCTTCCCCCTGCAGCTTGCGCCGCGTTCGCTAAGTGTGCTGAGAGTGCGTTTATAG
- a CDS encoding arabinan endo-1,5-alpha-L-arabinosidase: MIHFRSGAVLLLLMAGLVSCSKKDATSPATRDTSILEPPPVSFDINSINDTYDDVAPFVYYPKWGPYNVHDPVIRKYGSYYYCYSTDVGFGISVRPGIQVRKSKDLVEWTFVGWVFDKLPSQGASFIQQKGGTPNNSLWAPSVVKVGNEYRLYYSLASNLGRLSVIGLATASSPEGSWTEKGLVVTSLNDNSIQTNAIDPSVLVTPSGEHWMYYGSAWDGIYVVKLDPATGLALNSNDKGKRIANRGFTSGKYNGNIEGAEVVYNAVQQKYFLFIAYDWLETKYNTRVMRGDRPDGPFYDFKGADANTDTDHGPMITAPYQFSGHSGWQGVSHCTVFDDGSGQYYMAHQGRPGINKYFMDLHVRKLFWTTDGWPVVSPERYAWEDNASVPVDSITGSWEQIILGYRVVPGYGNEQVSPDFQVSVPLTISANGTLNNDAASKWVYNAPWLEMRWSNGYTDKVLVQRGRDWEKRTSGLVFTGLNNDGVAIWGKKSK, from the coding sequence ATGATCCATTTTCGTTCAGGGGCAGTACTGCTTTTGCTGATGGCAGGCTTAGTTTCCTGCAGTAAGAAAGATGCAACTTCGCCTGCCACCAGGGATACCTCTATCTTAGAGCCGCCGCCTGTCAGCTTTGACATCAACAGTATCAATGATACATACGATGATGTGGCTCCCTTTGTTTATTATCCCAAATGGGGACCGTATAACGTACATGACCCTGTTATCAGGAAATACGGCAGTTACTACTACTGCTACAGTACAGATGTTGGTTTCGGCATTTCCGTAAGGCCTGGTATACAGGTGCGTAAATCCAAAGACCTGGTTGAATGGACCTTTGTGGGATGGGTATTTGATAAGCTACCATCCCAGGGAGCTTCCTTTATACAACAGAAGGGTGGTACGCCCAATAACAGTCTGTGGGCGCCCAGTGTGGTGAAAGTGGGCAATGAATACCGCCTGTATTATTCCCTGGCTTCCAATCTCGGACGCCTCAGCGTGATCGGGCTGGCAACGGCTTCATCGCCCGAAGGGTCCTGGACGGAGAAGGGCCTGGTGGTGACTTCATTGAATGACAACTCGATCCAGACAAATGCCATTGATCCGAGTGTGCTTGTAACACCTTCCGGAGAGCACTGGATGTATTATGGCTCTGCATGGGATGGTATTTATGTCGTTAAGCTGGACCCTGCAACAGGGCTGGCGCTGAACAGCAATGATAAAGGAAAGCGTATTGCCAATCGCGGGTTCACAAGTGGAAAGTATAACGGCAATATCGAGGGCGCAGAAGTGGTGTATAATGCGGTGCAGCAGAAATACTTCCTGTTCATCGCGTACGACTGGCTGGAAACAAAGTACAATACCCGTGTAATGCGTGGCGACAGGCCCGACGGTCCTTTCTACGATTTTAAAGGCGCTGATGCCAATACCGATACAGACCATGGCCCCATGATCACGGCCCCCTACCAGTTCAGCGGTCATAGTGGCTGGCAGGGCGTATCGCATTGCACGGTGTTTGACGATGGGAGTGGACAATACTATATGGCACATCAGGGACGGCCGGGCATCAACAAATACTTCATGGACCTCCACGTGCGGAAATTATTCTGGACCACAGACGGCTGGCCGGTCGTATCGCCGGAGCGTTACGCCTGGGAAGACAATGCCTCTGTGCCGGTGGACAGTATCACCGGTAGCTGGGAGCAGATCATACTCGGTTATCGTGTAGTACCGGGGTATGGTAATGAACAGGTGTCGCCCGATTTCCAGGTGTCTGTCCCCCTCACTATATCGGCCAATGGCACATTGAACAATGATGCCGCCAGCAAATGGGTATACAATGCTCCCTGGCTGGAAATGCGCTGGAGCAACGGGTATACGGATAAGGTACTGGTACAGCGCGGCCGCGACTGGGAGAAGAGGACATCCGGCCTGGTATTCACGGGGCTGAATAATGACGGTGTGGCCATTTGGGGTAAAAAAAGTAAGTAA
- a CDS encoding RagB/SusD family nutrient uptake outer membrane protein, with protein MKRTISHYILTLTAASILAAGCGKKLDQVNPNAQTSASFWQTGNDAIQGINAAYAPLLLDGAYMRFTPILLDVRGDDIRSNSPWTAISGVGKFALGTGNADGYGWAFDEYYEGIFRCNQVLDNVPAINMAEDQKNRVLGQAYFLRGLYFFHLVNLFGNVALPTRSPQSKADFYGKQMTAADGWQQIISDFKAAADLLPVSYKDVNGADANQVGRATKGAAMGYLGKAYLFNKKYPEAAEQFKKVIDLGVYSLMPDYKDNFTESKENNAESIFEVQFSTTVGGTDLGWQGIPTSTWAKTSARAITYGAPNFGWTDVQPTMAVFNEFMQEKTVDGATDPRLDATIFYNKPGEMIYGQPFAQVYANSSYLNDIFCRKYENGDGNKPNEYDWKSGINERLMRYSDILLMYAECLNEQSQTALAAPYIQQVRTRAKLPDITAAMAVMTQAQMRDQLSHERLLEFCLEGHRFDDIRRWGWLEDENKLAMLKARDPEFNNYKAGKELYPIPQGEIDNNPGFKQNSSY; from the coding sequence ATGAAACGTACTATATCTCATTATATTCTTACCCTTACCGCTGCCAGCATACTTGCTGCCGGCTGTGGCAAAAAGCTGGACCAGGTAAATCCGAATGCACAGACTTCCGCAAGCTTCTGGCAAACAGGCAATGATGCCATTCAGGGTATCAATGCGGCATATGCACCCTTATTGCTCGACGGCGCCTATATGCGCTTTACACCGATACTGTTGGATGTACGGGGGGATGATATCAGGAGCAATAGTCCCTGGACCGCCATTTCAGGCGTGGGTAAATTTGCGTTGGGTACCGGCAATGCGGATGGTTATGGATGGGCTTTCGACGAATACTATGAAGGCATATTCCGCTGTAACCAGGTGCTCGACAATGTGCCCGCCATCAATATGGCCGAAGATCAGAAGAACCGCGTGCTTGGGCAGGCATATTTCCTGAGAGGCTTGTATTTCTTTCACCTGGTGAACCTGTTTGGGAATGTGGCATTGCCTACCAGGTCTCCGCAGTCAAAGGCAGATTTCTACGGTAAACAGATGACGGCGGCGGACGGCTGGCAGCAGATCATCTCTGATTTTAAAGCAGCAGCCGATCTTTTGCCGGTTTCCTACAAAGATGTGAACGGCGCAGACGCCAACCAGGTAGGCAGGGCTACCAAAGGCGCTGCCATGGGCTACCTGGGCAAAGCCTACCTGTTCAATAAAAAGTATCCGGAAGCAGCAGAACAGTTTAAAAAAGTAATAGACCTGGGTGTCTATTCGCTGATGCCTGATTATAAAGACAATTTTACAGAGAGCAAAGAGAACAACGCAGAGTCCATCTTCGAGGTACAGTTCTCCACGACCGTTGGAGGTACCGATCTGGGATGGCAGGGTATTCCCACTTCTACCTGGGCCAAGACCTCCGCGCGGGCAATCACTTATGGTGCGCCGAATTTCGGATGGACCGACGTACAGCCAACGATGGCAGTGTTCAATGAATTTATGCAGGAGAAGACAGTAGATGGTGCAACCGATCCGCGACTGGATGCGACCATCTTCTATAACAAACCTGGTGAGATGATCTATGGGCAGCCATTTGCGCAGGTATATGCCAACAGCTCCTATCTCAATGACATCTTCTGTAGAAAATATGAAAATGGAGACGGGAATAAGCCTAATGAATATGACTGGAAGTCGGGCATTAATGAAAGACTGATGCGGTATTCCGACATCCTGCTGATGTATGCAGAATGTCTCAATGAGCAGTCGCAGACCGCCCTGGCAGCACCTTACATTCAGCAGGTAAGAACACGTGCAAAGCTACCCGATATCACCGCTGCAATGGCAGTAATGACACAGGCGCAGATGCGCGATCAGCTATCGCACGAACGCCTGCTGGAATTCTGCCTGGAAGGTCACCGTTTCGACGATATACGCCGCTGGGGATGGTTGGAAGATGAAAACAAACTGGCTATGCTGAAAGCCCGCGATCCGGAGTTCAACAACTATAAAGCCGGTAAAGAACTATATCCTATTCCACAGGGAGAGATAGATAATAATCCCGGGTTCAAACAGAACTCATCTTACTAA